The following nucleotide sequence is from Cicer arietinum cultivar CDC Frontier isolate Library 1 chromosome 2, Cicar.CDCFrontier_v2.0, whole genome shotgun sequence.
aatatgtttgctttacatttttatcatttttagttagtaattttttaaattttatcatcaattttattattgaacatataaaaaataatataataaatttttatataattttatgataaaaatttaaaaaaatttaattatatttaatttcaagaatgataaaaaagaattattttaattttctcagGTTTAGTTTTTCTCTTCTTTGGACtatttagaaatattattttattcataataaAGATCTATCCTAACATCATAGTGAGCAAAGCTCTACCAAGTTTCAAAGGAGAGTTCATATTCGGGCAAAATAGACAAGTTAGATACAAAATTCgctaataaatataatttattttcaagtgaacatattattttctttttcagcGTAGCAATGGTTCCTATCATGAAAACATTGGTTTCATATCATTCAACTTAactataatatcttttataagcATTCGATGAGCAGgaaattcttcaatttcttttgTATTATTTCCTTAAGTATAAAatgttgtattaatttataGTCAAAATCCTTTTGTAAATCATCTATGATCCGTTTTTCTTTATCATATTCAAATCATTGTTTGTGCACGTGTATTCATTCATTCCATTATCCATAAGTCAGGTAAGTTTTTGGCAGAATCGTTTCATCATGAAAATGATGAACTTGAACGTCAACCAAACCATCCTTCCTTGAACttgtgtttttatatttaaacttttataatttatccAATATATCTCAAACTTAAACATTCATTTCTCCAATGTTCTTCTTGATGATGACATTGTAGCCCACTTGGAAGACTTTGGTTAGATAGGCTCATTCATGGAGCCACAGAACATTCAAGTAAAGATCAAGTTAGTTCCTCCACAATTAAGGGAACTATAGGATATGTTCCTCCTGGTAAAGTTTTTTCTATCTCTTACTAGTTAGTTACTACCTTTCATATCAATgctaaaaatgataatttattattgtttaaattaGATAGAAATTACAAAGTGTACTGATTCAATTTCACTACTCTTTTTAGCTATGACACTCATTTTTTAGCCTCAATTATGGCTTTAGTCCCATTCAAATTCATTCTATTAAAAATGCCTTGTTTATAATCAGTATGTgtaccttttgttcaatttttcctaaatagttgttgttgttggttgAAAAGAGTATGGAGCAGGTGGTCCAGTATCACCACAAGGAGATATCTAAAGCTTTGATATCCTTCTATTGGAGATGCTTACTGGAAAGAGACCAACAGATAACACGTTTTGTGACAGTCTGAGTCTACATAAATTATGTAAAATGGAAATTGCAGAAGGAATCCTAGAGATAGTGGATCAACGCATGCTTATGCCATTTGTTGAAGATCAAACAGCGGTTGTGGAAAACAAGATTAGGAAGTGTTGGGTGATGTTTGCTAGAATTGGCGTTGCATGTTCTTAAGCATTTAGTGCTCGTCGAATGCCCATAAAAGATGTTATAGTTAAGTTGAATGATATCAAACCAAAGCTTCCATGATAGGTACCATTGCtacaatgataacaaaataaGTATGATCACATGAAAGCTTGAAAAGTCTTGTGTCCATATTTTGTGTTACTTTGAATTACAATTTTTACGTATTAGGATAACAATGTGTTTGTTGTTAGTTGCATTAAATGCATGatattgttttaaaatgttgttaGTTATTGTGCAGGGATTTGTTTGcaaattttggtttaatttgGTTGGTGAAATTCTAAATGAACTTGGCGCTTGTTTGACATTAACAGAGCTTGCATTGAAGAGAAACTTCTTCCATATATATACCAATGTTTTTGGGCTCCTCTTTAAGGTCCTTTGAAATCGGAGACCTTTCAAGCAATAACTTCTTTAGCATAATCCGTCGTAAACTAGAAGATCTAAAATCattgaatactttaaacttgttttttaaCAATCACTATGGTGAGGCTCCCATAAGAGGTGTCTTTAGCAATATCACTACAATTTCCCTGGCTAGGAACAATTATCTTTATGGGGGATTACCTTAATTGAAACTGCCTACATGCTCTAGGTTGCTCTCCAAGAAACACATGAGATCTCTTTAAAATGTTGTCTATATTTGTGGGGAGAGGATTGTCTCCCATTATTTTTTCTCATGTGGAATCTAAGCCCTCCATTTAAAAGGTGAGAGTGTGTGTGTTTAACAATAAAAAGGCCAAAGAGGAGAGAAAGAGCATTTATAGAGATTATGCACTACAGCAGTGTGTTTTATGAGTAAGATGATGAGAGACAAATGATGAAAGAGAAATTATAAGATGAGGATGAAAAAGGGAAAAGATGAATGAGGATGAAAAAGGGAAAAGATGAGAGAGATAAATTGCAGCAAAGAGTGCAGCAGAGGATCCGGATTCTATTCGGACATCAAAGATGTTATGACAGAATTACATGCAATTAATCAGAAGTTGTCCCACTAGACACCATTGTTGTGACAAGAAAATAGCTCTGCATTCAATCACCTGGAGACTTTCAACAAATtgtttggtatatttttttgttttgacaaaGGAATTGTTCGGTATCTACTATCCATAAATAGTTTTTCCGCACATAAGTGTTGTTTACACCACTTCAATtcctaaattatatattttataatgatcCCTAAAGAAATTATGTATTctgcaaaattgattttgaaggtAACGAAATGACCCCAACTACCAATAAAGACAGGTCACatgaaaaattatatgaataagTACTTCATTGGCCCTAGCCTCAAGTATAATTCACAATATATATGAGAGGATGTGTTTGGCCCAAGTGTGACAGCAGGCATCACATCATTATCTCATGCATCTTCAAGTTCAAGGGAACCaaacaaaacaataatataataagtTGATGATGAAACTTTCACATCAAGGCCATAAGATAGGAATGCTTGCAATTTATGAGTGCCAGGAAACAAAATTTAAGATTAAGGAATGAAGACAGTTTCTAATTCAGACCAGAACCAGACTATATAATATCTATAAACAAGTGTTTCCTTTTAGTAGTAAAACTACTCATCAgctttaaacttttaaatttccAATGAAGAAACTTGCACTGTCTCAAATCTACCACTCTTGGAGGAAACTCTAAGATTGCAACTTACAGAGCATTTGGATAAATATAAGTCATTTCTAGAATGATAAGCTCCATAAAGCAATTTCTATAAGGTATTGGAAGACATGCCATTAAGTATTTTGATAAACTCTTTCAAAACATATTTCAATCGGTACTAGTTACTAGGACTTGTTTAGATTTCCTTATTTAAGCTTATCTACTAATATTAGCATTTATGAGACTGTTTGAAAGAGCTTATGAAAGCATTTTGACATATTCAAAGTTGTTTTCATCTTATTTCTATAAGCTCTCCAAAATAACTTATGagaaaatagtttgactttCTTTTGTCTTCtgttatagaaataacttatgAATAAGTCCTTATTCTATATGTGCTTGATTAAGATGTCTATTCAAACAGAACCTTAATATAGTTTAATTCCAAAAGCATTCTAAATTGAAAAGATCATTCAAGTTTTTTGTGTGCCTGTATTCAAAATGGTAGAAACTCACACACACAACTGCGAAGTCTCATGTTCGAACTCGGAACATGATGTTGAACCTAACAATATCTATATTTGTCTTAAGTTATgacttaaaaacaaaataattcaagtttaataaaccctaaaataaaatcaaaacacaaAAGCAAGAGTTTACAATTTGAGAATTCAAACTATATAGTAACAATTCAAGTACATAAACAGAGTTTCTTCACAAGAACAAACACAATCTAAATCTAATATAACAATATACACAAccacaaaaagaagaaaaaaaaaatacctaaaCAAGGCGCGTGAATCTCACAAAACAACATAGCGCGTGAACGGAAATCAATCACCGTTTAGCGTTATCATAATCAACGATCTCAGAATCAGTAACAGATCTAGAATGCTGAACAATAGAACGGCCAATTGAGTTAATCCAATCCTCCTTCTCCTTATCGGAATCAGCAATGAAGTACATCGTATCGGCGCGTGTGGAAAGTTCAAACGCGTAAGGTTTATGGAGAACATCTTCGGCGCCTTTAACGGTGAGACAAGTAGCGACGGGGATAACGCCACGTGGCTTAGAAACGCGATTAATAGTTGATTCTTTGAACCAGAAGAGTTTCCCTTGTTTGAGTACGAACCAACGTCGCCGCCATGTTTTGATATATTCGCCTTGCTTCATTAACCAACCGGTTCGTTCGGGGTTCGACCAGAATTCAACGCCGTCGTAGTCGTTTTGGTTTTCCGTTAAACCGGTTGCCGCGCGCCAGAGGCTCGCCATGAGATTTGACGGAAACTGTAAACGGAATCAGAATTCGCAACTGACTTTATGCTCTATCAAGAAAACGACTCACAACACATTGCCTTGCTGGATTCGAAGTTGACAACACACTAACAAACTTAATATCACAGACACCTCAAGATTATTGTATATTTCAAtgagatatattaaaattaactcatttgatataattttataaaatattaattttaatgaatgatgttgatatattaaataaatgtcaaattttataaatattattatgagataaaaaaattgtgagaaattttatatttctttcgtttacaataaaaattattttaacaaaaaaaaattgaatgtaatttttaaatcttaatgtaatattaattattattattatttttaactatacGACTATTACTATTATGTATACATTATTAaagtattaattttactttatatttataataaaagaaaacacattaataaataagaagaagaatttaataaaataaatatatttttttaattatatatatcttaataaatatgtaaaaaaattaaaattattataccaTGAATGCATAATTGTTAGACATAACATTTGATTATATCATcgttatctatttattttaattacatgaTCATCGTTAtttaaaaagtcaaataaataattagttgtGATATTTTGACTAAAAACGTATAAAAGTTTAATTCATTTACGATTGCACCGAAGTTCTATGTTATATAGTTGATattgataaaaaagaaaattgtgtCATACATCGGTAAATTTCTATAATTATTAGTTATCGAGATAtcaaaatttatgatatttaataaaattatttaagatattaattataatacaatttttttaattaaataatctaTAGTAGTTAGATTTTCACACCATAAATGTAAAAAATGGATAATCTCATATGCAAATTCAAGCATTTGTATATGGATGACCTTTAAACTACTAATTAAGTCATATTTACGAAACAATTGTAATTTTcactttaataatataaataccaaattataatttagaCAATCAACTTATCTTTAGaatattatcaatttaataattGTAGATTCAAATCATAACATGTGATAGGGAGTTAAGAGACAaatgcaaaaacaaaaaagaaaattaaactaaattaaattaaatttaatgtgttttggtgaaaattgattttgtgaatttaaattttgttcaaaattatgaaattaaaaataagttattttgaatatatttaataatatttttaaacctagctaaaattcaattttaacttGAAGCAAAAAATCTAAATCTTACCTTCATGTTACTAGAGCCCAAATTTAACAACATTCAAACATAGTAAAAAAGGTTATTGAATcgatttttataaatgaaatgaaattaagAAACCAAATTGAACAAAAATCTTCCTCTAAGATGGAAAACTCTTATCATTCGTTAATGGACTTCATATATTTGACAATGACATCACTTTGCATCTTTGACCTTATAgctttttttgtttctatttataGGAATGTTGGGTGATTCTTGATTTAAAACTCGGAGTGGAACTCGTTGCCTCAAAGCTTGTGAGTATGATCTGAAAAATAAATCACAACTTAATTTGAGCTATGAGTTGGACTCGTGAATCGTGATATAATCATGTTACAATTACAAAGTGTTTACTATGTTATATTAAATGTGATATAATCATGCTATGAGCTATGAATGGGAATGAAGAATGtgaaacaattattattattattataagtaatTTGTATGCCAAATCATACTATGGGAAgggaaaaaaaaactttaggttaatcattttcataaattttcacGTTACCTTGGTTTCGACCGGCAGTGTTTGTAATTTTCTTTATCGTTGTCCCTACATTTTCGGTGAATCATctgaaaagaaaacaaaagaaaaatcaaagaaCTTAAGTCTTTTTTCCTTAACTTCATAATAAGCACATATCAGTGAAACTTATTCcatattgatttaaaatatttcatgtaTATCCCTAAACTTAAAGAATTCAGAAAATctttatccaatttttttaagaTGTTGTTATATGAAGCTACTTCAAATATGTAGGTCATGGATCAACAGTATATAACTATGCATTGGTATAtcaagagtaaaaaaaaattattattatgaattacaaaaaaaatgaaaatttaccTCATAAGTAAAATATGACTCTGGacgaaaatacatatattgcTTCTCTCTTCTGGTAGACCTAGTATAATTCTTAGAAATCTTGGGATTCCAACTCCATGGAGTGAGAAAAGAATTGTCTTTCTCAATAAAAGATATGAGTCTTGCATCAAGCCATATTGTTTTCTTAGTAGCATAATTAGCACGAGTAACAACCATATCAATGAATTTACTTTTCTCCATTAAATAATATTTGCACTTCTTGATTCTTTCCTTGGCTAAGACGGATGGAATTAATGGAACAAAGGAGCttttatttataactatgttgGCCCAATAAAGCATATcgttagttaaaaaaatatggtcTAAAGAGTATACCAAGAAactataaatagaaaaataaaaaaggtattTCAACTTCAAACTCATACTCATATACTCATATCAAATTTTTCTTCGGTTATCATTTgagttgtaaatttataaaatttgtaccatatatttatataaattttaaattgtgttttctCTCTTCTCATAATCGATGTTCACATTCATTTATAggatgttatatatatatatatatatatatatatatatatatatatatatatatatatatatatatatattatcaaaaatCAAACCACGTGTTCAAATAACACAATTGTAAGTTGAAAAAAATCTGAAAAGAAAtgctctatatatatatagttaggTGAGTTTTAGTATTTTACGGTTGACCACCTATATATATGGTCTACCATTGAGACAATACTTAAAAATCATTagaaattttaacaattttcgAAGATATTCTTCATAAGTAATAATATCTCATCACCCTCAATGTCTTTAAGGATAAGACAATGATTTGATTGATGTCGATTTAATACgaaatatttttcctttcatCAAATTAGtatcatttaagtcatttaGTAATTGAAATGAAGATGACTATCAATATCTAGTTCTAAGAAACGGCGAATTTAATTAGTTGTTGaagtttaaaacattttttaagtATTAGTCTACGGTGGATTTAGTCTATATTAGAATTTTTATATGTGGAGAATCATTCACTCTATAAATAATTGTTGTTTAAGTTactttatttcataattttttgtgGATATTAAATTTCACAAATTCAACATcaaattaatagtttttttttagtagatcaaatatataaaatagttgtttcaaaatatatctataaaatagtattatctttttttttttttgactgaatataaaataatattgttgaactttagtcctcttaatcctaattttgacataattaacaaacatacaatgttcatacatcatatgataaatctaacattttaactgagtaagatttcaggaacaacaactcaaccctacatacttgagacaatagCTTGGAAcccaagaaatcaacaaaagttggaatagttactgagcaaatcgattaggcaatcgatttcgtaaaagggttgtaaggaaacatgNNNNNNNNNNNNNNNNNNNNNNNNNNNNNNNNNNNNNNNNNNNNNNNNNNNNNNNNNNNNNNNNNNNNNNNNNNNNNNNNNNNNNNNNNNNNNNNNNNNNNNNNNNNNNNNNNNNNNNNNNNNNNNNNNNNNNNNNNNNNNNNNNNNNNNNNNNNNNNNNNNNNNNNNNNNNNNNNNNNNNNNNNNNNNNNNNNNNNNNNNNNNNNNNNNNNNNNNNNNNNNNNNNNNNNNNNNNNNNNNNNNNNNNNNNNNNNNNNNNNNNNNNNNNNNNNNNNNNNNNNNNNNNNNNNNNNNNNNNNNNNNNNNNNNNNNNNNNNNNNNNNNNNNNNNNNNNNNNNNNNNNNNNNNNNNNNNNNNNNNNNNNNNNNNNNNNNNNNNNNNNNNNNNNNNNNNNNNNNNNNNNNNNNNNNNNNNNNNNNNtat
It contains:
- the LOC101500490 gene encoding pleckstrin homology domain-containing protein 1, which translates into the protein MASLWRAATGLTENQNDYDGVEFWSNPERTGWLMKQGEYIKTWRRRWFVLKQGKLFWFKESTINRVSKPRGVIPVATCLTVKGAEDVLHKPYAFELSTRADTMYFIADSDKEKEDWINSIGRSIVQHSRSVTDSEIVDYDNAKR